The following is a genomic window from Candidatus Vondammii sp. HM_W22.
TTGGAAGATGCTCAGAGTTTGGGAGCATACCGTGGGCTACTTCAGTTTCACTCCGGATGTCCAGCAGCATCAGATCCTCGCCTGCGGTTATCCTGCTTTCCAGCTTTTTCGAATCGATTTCTTTTACCACAGCGTCAAACCTTGCATTTAATAACTGAGCCAATTAGTGTAGTATTAATTTCCTAATATAGTCAAATTAACTGATTCTGTACTCGGCCGATCAGGATATACTCTGCTTCTCAGGCATATCCATTGTTCCGGTATTTTGGGCCATGTTAGAGTTCTGCCTCGTTTGAATATTACGCTTGAAATGATTTATCAGGCTTTGACTGCAACATTATTTAGAGGCCGTAGATTAACGATGGATTTTCTCCCGATTTTCCTCGATGTAAAAAAGAAGCTTTGCCTGATTGTCGGTGGAGGAGAGGTCTCAAACCGCAAAGTCACCCTGCTTCTGAAAGCCGGTGGCCAAGTCCGGGTGATTTCGCCGGAACTCTGTCCAAATTTATCTGCGGCGGCAGAAAAGGGCTTGATAGAACATCTCTCCAGGAATTACCGGAAAGGGGATCTGGACGCTTGTCATCTGGTAATCGCTGCCACCGACAATGCAGAAGTTAATCGGCAGGTCTCCGAACAGGCACGCTTACAGCGTATCCCGGTCAATGTGGTTGATCAGCCTGACCTCTGCAGCTTCATCACCCCCTCTATTATTGACCGTTCCCCCGTGGTTGCCGCAGTATCCACCGGCGGCGCCTCACCGGTGCTGGCGCGCTTGATCCGCAGTCGGCTGGAGGCGTTGATTCCCGCTGGATACGGCCGCCTGGCCGAATTGGCCAGCCGGTTTCGTGACCGGGTAAAACAGCGATTCAATATTCCTGCAGACCGCCGCTTATTTTGGGAGCAGGTGTTGCGGGGTGGCGTTGCCGAACGTGTGTTCTCTGGCCATATGAAAGAGGCTGATACTGCCATGGAACACGCGTTAAACTCTTTCCAATCAAACAGCACCACAGGTGAAGTCTATCTGGTTGGCGGAGGCCCCGGTGACCCGGATCTGGTTACCTTCCGCGCTCTGCGACTGATGCAACAGGCAGACGTGGTGGTTTACGACCGCTTGGTTGCCAAGCCGGTTCTTGATATGACCCGCAGGGATGCTGAGCGCATCTATGTCGGTAAAGAGCGCGCCCACCACGCCATGCGGCAGGAGGAGATCAACCAGCTCTTGGTCGATCTGGCAAAAGAGGGCAAGCGGGTGGTTCGTCTCAAGGGTGGCGACCCGTTCATCTTTGGCCGCGGCGGAGAAGAGATTGACACCCTCTCTGCAGAGGGCATCCCCTTCCAGGTAGTGCCTGCCATCACTGCGGCTTCAGGCTGCGCCGCCTACGCCGGCATCCCACTGACCCACCGGGATTACGCCCAATCTGTCACCTTTGTCACCGGCCATCTGAAAGATAGCACAATGAATCTTAACTGGGAGCAACTGGCTCAGCCCTATCAGACCGTTGTTTTCTACATGGGCCTTCTCGGTCTGCCGGTTATCTGCAAAGAACTGATAGCTCAGGGTACCTCCCCGGATATGCCCATAGCGCTGATCCAGCAAGGCACCACAGAGAATCAGAGAGTATTCGCCGGTACGCTGAGCAATATCCAGGAGATCGTAGACCGTGAACAGCCAAAACCTCCCACACTGATTATCGTCGGCAAGGTGGTGGAGTTGCAGGAGAAACTAAGCTGGTATAAAGCGCCGGAAACCCCGACCCAGGGTGCAACTTCACCGATTGGTCCTGAGATAGAATAGAGGCAGAAGTAACAGTCCATAGGTATTGAAATGTCCGGAGCATGTACAATTATGAGCAACACGCCCTCGCAGATAGCCCGGTCTCCCTTTCTCCCGCGTCCTCTTGCTTTGCCGTTGAGCCTAATCCCGACATCGGCCAGTAGCCAAGTACTGGTAAAAGCATTAGAGCGGATCTTCGAGCCTGAACTGGCGGATGGCGAGGTGGACTTTCTGGAAGGTCGGATAATGCTGATAAACGTCGTGGACGCGCGTCTCAGTTACCGTATAACACTGGTCGACGGTAAACTCAAAGCAGCAGATGGCGATCACCATGACCTGAGTATCGAAGGGTCCATTTACGATTTCCTGCTTTTAGCCACACGGCAGGAAGATGCCGACACCCTCTTCTTCAACCGCCGGTTAAAGCTGGGCGGTGATACAGAATTGGGACTCTTTGTAAAAAATTTTCTGGATGCAGTGGAACTGGATGACCGTCTAGGATTTTTACTGAAAGTACTCAACAACGCCACTTTCATTATTGGCAGAATGCCCGATCTGAACGCCTTCAAACCTGGACGACTCTTGGGCTGACACTAACTTAATTCTAAAAGCACTTAATCCTTAGGCTTCAGACCACCGTCACCCCGATCTGTGCCGGGATGACGATTTAATTATCTGTATAGGAATTTCGGCTTGCCCCTGAAGAGAGTGGGCGGTAACAATTCAGTTCCCCGCTACACCATCGCCTGTGCACGCATCTCCATTCCAGCCTCGCCAAACCAGTAGCCATCGCAGGAACCTACGGGCATTAGTCGTTCAAGCTGCTTATAACCCTGTTTTAGGTCCATATCCTGATTCAGGCAACGGTGGAAAATTTCAATGACTTTCTTTGTCTGCCGGTATTGGGGACTGATGCGGATGACATCCACCTCCAGCTCCCGCATTCGTTCAATCTCCAACAGCAGATTGAATGTATGTGCCGACTGGGTCTGGATACCATTGAGTGCCAGGAACCGCGTATCATCCTGTGTCGACAGGGTTAATCCATCCGGGTAATCCAGGCAGCGGTACTGGCAGTCATCCTTGGGTAAATTATGGGCTCGTGCGGTAAAGCAGCGGGCTGAATAAGCTAGCGGCAGACGGCCATAGACCAATACTTCAGTCTCCACCCCTGCAGGACGTTTCACCTGCATATCCGCCAGGGTCTCATGTGATAGTTCAACCGGGAAGACCCAGCGTTTCAAACCCTGACTGGCCAGAAGTGCCAACGTCCGGTCATTGTAGACATTGACGCTGTGCCCGGTGACAAACGACCGACCCTGCATCAACTGCACCGCCCCCATGTCATTAGCTTCGACCCAATAGCGCCCGTTGTCACAGATCCGGTGCAACCGTTTTAGCTCCGATTCCGCTTCCAGCAGGGCAAGCGTGGAGATAATCACCTCCTTTCCGGCGGCCGCCAACCGGTCGGCCAGGGCAAACCAGTCATCGGTACGCATCAGTGTCCGTTTGGAGCAGATAGTCTCACCCAGATAGACAATATCCACCGGGGACTGAGCCACCTTTTCATAGAACTCAAGTAGTTGGTCTTTTGGCCAGTAATAGAGAAGCGGGCCAATAGAAAGTTTTGGTTGTGTACTCATATTTTTATCTGATCTCTACTGCCAGGGACGGCTATAAGCGCCAAGGGTCGTCTGTGTCCCTTCTGAGACTTTGCTAAGTTCGGTCATCCACTCATTTTTGGGCCTATAGTGCTCTGGATCTCTCTGGCAGGCATTCAAGGCTGCCCTCCAGACTTTAGTAACCTGAGCCACATAGACAGGGCTGCGCTGGCGTCCTTCTATTTTCACTGCTTCGACACCTGCTGACTGAAGCTGTGGCAGCAGTTCCAGCGTATTCAGGCTGGCTGGCTCTTCAAGGGCATGAAAGGTATTTCCACCCACACAGAAACTCCCTTTGCAGAGAGTCGGATAGCCAGCGTTTTCACCTTTGCCGTAGCGCTCGATCAGCACCCCACCAAGATGGGTCTCCAATCCGCTCGCTGTCTCCCGCCACTCCACATGGCTGGCCGGTGAACAAGCCCCATAGGTATTAGGAGACCGTCCGGTGGCATAAGATGAAAGAATACAACGCCCTTCCACCATCACACAGAGACTGCCAAAACCAAATACTTCGACCTGTACCGGGCTGTGATCCACCACATGCTGAACTTGGCTGAGGGAGAGCACCCGGGGCAATACCGCGCGCCGGATACCAAAGTTATCCTTATAGAACTGCAAGGCTTCATAGTTAGTGGCAGAGCCCTGCACGGAAAGGTGCAGATTCAGCTCAGAATAGTATCCAGCCGCATAATCCAGCACCCCGATGTCGGCTGCGATCATTGCATCCACCTGGAGATCCGCAGCCTGATCCACCGCGTTCTGCCAGCGTGACCAGCCATCCGGCTGAGGGTAGGTATTGAGGGCAAGAAACACCTTCACGCCACGTTGATGAGCATAACGAATGCCCTCGGCTATCTTGGCAGGGCCAAAGTTCAACCCAGCGAAGTGGCGGGCATTGGTATCGTCACGAAAACCAAAATAGACAGCATTCGCGCCATTATCCACCGCGGCTTTCAGCGACGGGAGATTACCTGCGGGACATACTAGATCCATGAGTTTAACCAGTTGTAATAGCGAAATCCGTTCGGAGAACCCTTAAAAAAGAGCGCAGAGAACACGGAGGAGCACAGAGTACGCAGAGTTTTTTCTGTTTTCATAATAGTAGCCTTTGCATACTCTGTCTCTTCGCTGCGATCTATGGTCTCTCTCTTCACTGTTTCCGGGCAGACACTCGTTAAAAGAATTATCCGGTTTTCTCAAGAGAAAGACCGGAACCATTTGCGAGTCGCGATCCCTGGCAGGTTCCGCGCTGCCACAACTCAGATTCAATGCCATTCAAGATCGCCCATTTTTTCGAGCACCACTCCGGGGTCAACAGAATATCCTTCGATGCCGTGCCGGTTACCCGGTGATAGACCACTGACCGGGGCGTCCGTTCGATCAGATCAGCGGCGATCGATATATACTCTTCCGATGAGAGTGGCAGATATTCGTTCCGTCGCCACTGGTTGGCCAAGAGGGTCCCCTTCACCACATGAAGCGGGTGCAGCTTTAACCCTTCGACGCTCAGATTCAGAACCTTATCAAGACTCGAGAGCGCTTCCTTCCTTCCCTCCCCCGGAAGGCCCAGAATCAAATGGGTACAGACAGGCAGTCCACGCAGGTGGGCCGCTCGGACGGCATTTTTATACTCGGCAAAGCCGTGTCCACGATTGACTCGCTCCAGTGCTGTATCCGAAGCGGATTGTAATCCAAGCTCCAGCCACACCTCATGCCCTTTTGCCTGAAGACCGGATAACAGATCGAGCACCTCATCGGGGACACAATCGGGGCGGGTCCCCACAGACAGGCCCACCACATCGGGTTCTTCCAGGGCCTTGCCATAGAGCTCGGCGAGATACTCTACATCGGCATAGGTATTGGTGTAGGCCTGGAAATAGGCGATATAACGGCGGGCCCCGGTACGCTTGAGTAACACTCGCCTACCGGCTTCGATCTGTTCCGCCACTGTATGCGGTTGCTTGGCATTTGGATTGAATGAAGCATTATTGCAGAAGGTGCAGCCACCGCGTCCCTTGCTGCCATCGCGATTGGGGCAGGTAAAGCCGGCGTTAATGGCGAGCTTATGGACACGCTCGCCATAACGGCGCAGCAGATCCTGTCCAAACGTGTTGATGTAATCGGGTAACGCCATCAGTCCCTCCAAACTCCTACGGAAAATAAGCGAAGCAATCTCCCATACCACCAGGGGCAGGTAAATGACTCATGTCAGAGAACATCCCTATCAACCAAAACGGTTATTTTTAAGGAACCCTGATTAATTCTGGATCGGATAGATGACGAGTTGAAATCTTCTGGATCAAAGCGAAAATTACCGGTAATAGCGGGCTATTGCAAAGGTTATCAACGCAGAGCCGGGAGATTTCAGCCATCAGACACCGATTCATGAATTGACCAGAGGCTCCTCAATTTGACCTTACTGATTCTACCATGATGAACAGGTGGGTACCTGCGAAGAAAAAACGATATTAATCCAGCGGGTAAATATACTTACCAGGCTGCGTACTTTATGATGTGTCGCATTGAAGTGACTTTATCACTTGTTCAGGCTCTTTTTGCAAGGTTCGCGTACAGGATCGTGTTCTCTTTTTCAGATCGTTCACAGAACGAATCGTCTCTCCGCCATGAAGCATGCTTTTCAGATCACAATTGAGATATTCGTCAGGGTTCAGTTCCGGTGAATAGGCAGGCAAGAAAAAGACTTCCAGATAGCGCTTTACGATCCGGTTAGATAACCAGCGCTTCACCTTCTTGGCGTGATGCACTCGTAAGTTGTCCAGTATCAGAAATACTTTTCCCGGTGTAAATTCAATCAGTGCTCTTAAAGGGATGGTCTGAAAAATTGAAGTTTTTCACTTCACCTGCCATCCAATCTTGAGTATTTGTAAAAACAACCCGCGTTATTCTCGGATTTGACCTTAATTTTGGCTATTCTGAGGCTTTCAGTCGCAACTTGCCTATGAAATGGCTAATAAATATTGCTTAGCCAGTACCCGATTAATCAAGGTACACTTGGCAAATACCCAATGGGCATTTTTCTCAAGCCCTCGATCGAACCTTGTTAAAACCAAACTGCGGCTTCATTACACCGAATACATGCTCTACTCTGGCGCGCGTTTCCGATTTGTATCGATTCGCTGATGGTTCCTGCTCGGTTAATTGTCGATTACGACAGGCTTTCTTCCGGGTAAAGCCTTTGGCGCATGCTTGGTCAGTTTATCTTTCTGTCCTGCATAGGCAGAATCTCCCCGTACGCGTGTTTCGTTTCCATGCAACAGGTCTTCCAATACCTGCGAGTCATGAATATTGGCCGGTGTCACAGCAATTGAGTGGATCAGTCTGGTTTTGCTGTCCACGCCAATATGGGCCTTCATGCCAAAGTACCATTGATTGCCTTTGTGGGTTTGATGTGTATCCGGATTACGGTTTATTTCTTTGTTCTTCGTTGTGATGATCGTGGCATCAACAAGGGTTCCCCGGTTGAGCTTCATACCATTCTCGGCCAAGTAAACATTGACCAAACGAAACAGCTCATCCCCAAGATTATTCCTTTCCATCAGATGGCGAAAATTGCCGATGGTTGTTTCATCCGGTGCGGGCTCATTACCCAGATCGATACTGACGAACTTACCCATGGCACGTGAATCATAAAGCGCTTCTTCTGCTGCGGGATCAGAGAGTTTAAACCAGTGCTGTAGAAAGTGGATGCGCTAGACCAATGGGCTTTCTTCCGCGCCCTTCTTCGGATTTGGGTAACAGGGTGCTATGGCCTCGCCAAGCTCCTTCCAGGGGATGATTTGCTCCATCTCATCCAGAAAATGCTCCTTGCGGATCTTTTTTCGGTATTTTTCAAAGCCCCTGACTTCTAAGCTTTGCTGTTTCATCGTTTCCCTGGAACTGGTGATCTATGGATCAATGGTATACGATTGCTTTAATCAATCAGACGATGTCCTCATAAATAGCTTATTAGCTCATACTTATTATTATGGTTATAAATAATTCAGGGCTTTCTATAAGGGATCGATTGGCGAAAGGTCACTGAGCTAATGCTTGCAACTGTGATGGAAAAGTTCGATTTTCGATCCCGAAAATCCATTAATTATTCAGATACCCATGGTGTACTTACAACCTGAATCCACCATTAGCGTTGAATGCCTCTATCGAGGCGGCCGGGGCAGACGAGCATGGCTGGGGATTTTCTGTTGTAGCCGATGAGGTGAGAGCACTCTCCAAAGAGAAAACAAAAATTGCGGCTAGGGTGATACACGGAACGTTGGGGCGTTTTAGAAAGCAGGTAGAGATGATCACCGAAAGAGTCGGAAGCTACATGTGGCTTGTCCGCGATGATCAATACCGCAGTTGGTGTTTTTCGGTGAACAATTTAGTGAATTTGAGCAATCCGCAAACTGCACGCTCAGTGTCATACACTATGCAAAGGATCGCTCTTTTGCTTTGCTTGTGAAGACGGATCATATTATCTACAAACAGGATGGATATTCTTCTCAGTGGTAATGTGAGGATAAGTACTAAGTGGTATTACGAAGGTTCGGGAAAGAGCGTATCTGGCGAAGTGGCCAACTATGGCTGAACTGGAGGTCTACCACCCAGCCGTTCATGATAATGTTCAGATTGCCATTGAACAGCATGATTTGGATTGGGAGAAAGATGAAGCGATCCATAACGAAATTGTCGGTAAGGTCGTTGCTTTTGAGCTGGGCAGTGGCGGTGTTATATCAACAATCGATCATCGATAGAGTTGGTTGTTAACGGTTGAAGCGTGAGCATGAACTATTCTTTTGAACTCATCGGGATTGTCCGTTCTCCGTACAAAGAGAAATTCGGCATACCGCGCCAGCCCGGCTTGGTCTCCGAAGCAGAGGCCAGACTTGAGTTATTGGCACCCTATAACCGCCCTGAGACAGTCGATGGGCTCGATGGCTATTCTCATATCTGGATTCAGTTTGTGTTTCATCGGACCGTCAGGGATCAGTGGCAACCGATGGTGCGCCCCCCGCGGCTTGGCGGTAATAAGCGTGTCGGTGTTTTTGCCAGCCGGTCGCCTTTCAGGCCAAATCCTCTCGGGCTCTCCGTGGTAAGGCTCGATTCGGTTAATGCAACGGATGGTAAGGTGGAGCTGATGCTCTCCGGGGTGGATCTGTTGGATGGCACTCCGGTGCTGGATATCAAGCCCTACGTTGCCTATGTGGATGGTATTCCTGATGCACGTTCAGGTTTTTCCCCGGCATCGCCGGATGCTGTTTTTGATGTGCAACTTTCGCCTCTGGCGGAAGCGCAGGTGCAGGCGCGTAGTGAGGAGAATCTACGCGCCCTTATCATAAATCTCCTAGCGATAGATCCACGTCCTGCCTACAGTAATAGTCAGCCTGATCGGATTTACGGCATCCGGCTGTACGATTTTGATCTGCGCTGGAGAGTTACTGGCGGTTTGATCGAAGTGCTTGAGCTGGCTAATCAAAACTGAGGTAGTGGTTTGCCGAGCAGCGGGCTTTTTGTACTTCGCTGACCATACTCTCTAGGTATGGAATGGTATCTTCCCGCTCAATCATGGTTGAGATGGGGCCAGATTGATCCAGAGCGGATCGATGCTGTCCTCTGCAACCGCTTTTTTGTTCTCATCGCCGCAGAGAGCAACAGCCCCCAACAAGATGAATCTGTTGCACACGCCCTTCAGGGAGGCGTGATAAGTAAGCTTTTGGATCGAATCCCTGATTTACGCTGCTGGCATGGAGATTTCCGATATCGATCAGGGAGTCTAGTCTGACTGTTCGGCGATCTCGCTGATAAATTCAAATTTCGGTATTTCCACTGCCTTATTCTGTCCCATCGGGACATTTTCAAACAGTATTTGGCGACCCAGTAGATCCTGAATCTGCTTGATGCGGATGACAATGTGCTCCAGGGTCTCTACGGAATAGGGGATTGGCAGCAGCTGGCCTTGGAGGTCATCCGCGCCACTCCAGCAGAGGTGGCCGGAGATCCGGGCCGGTTCAATTCGATCGGCCAGCTGTTTCAGTCGTCCCAGGTACTCGAGATCAAGGGGCTACGGACTGCCAATGGCCAGGGAGATACCGTGCATAACCACAGGATAGCGTTCGGCAATCTCATCCAATGCCGACAGTATTGACCCATTATCATCCAGATAGCCTTCCGAGATGATCTCGAACCAGTCGATATCCGATCGCTGATCCAGAACCGGCTGGATATACTCTATGGCGCAGTCCAAATCCAAGGTAGGGTAGTGGTATTGTGGGGGAGTGGATCATTGCAGCAGCTCAGTTCCTGTTACCCTAGAAAGATTAGTTGGATACACGTGCAGGGCGTTAAGATATTGGTTCGATTAGCGTAATAAAAAAGTCCGTAGTTACCTTATTGGTGATGAGGCTCTTTTTTATATAGCTAGGCGGACCAAGAGCTTGCGTCCAACTGATTTTTCTAGGGTTATATGACCAAGATACTGCTTATTCCCTCGTTACGGCAAGGAGATTGTCGGTTTCAATGCAATGCATTGAACATTCTGCCGCGAAACCGGGTTACCAGTTCACCGCTGCCACCCAGGATATTGAAGATTGCCAGCATCCCTTTTCGGG
Proteins encoded in this region:
- the cysG gene encoding siroheme synthase CysG; the encoded protein is MDFLPIFLDVKKKLCLIVGGGEVSNRKVTLLLKAGGQVRVISPELCPNLSAAAEKGLIEHLSRNYRKGDLDACHLVIAATDNAEVNRQVSEQARLQRIPVNVVDQPDLCSFITPSIIDRSPVVAAVSTGGASPVLARLIRSRLEALIPAGYGRLAELASRFRDRVKQRFNIPADRRLFWEQVLRGGVAERVFSGHMKEADTAMEHALNSFQSNSTTGEVYLVGGGPGDPDLVTFRALRLMQQADVVVYDRLVAKPVLDMTRRDAERIYVGKERAHHAMRQEEINQLLVDLAKEGKRVVRLKGGDPFIFGRGGEEIDTLSAEGIPFQVVPAITAASGCAAYAGIPLTHRDYAQSVTFVTGHLKDSTMNLNWEQLAQPYQTVVFYMGLLGLPVICKELIAQGTSPDMPIALIQQGTTENQRVFAGTLSNIQEIVDREQPKPPTLIIVGKVVELQEKLSWYKAPETPTQGATSPIGPEIE
- the ubiT gene encoding ubiquinone anaerobic biosynthesis accessory factor UbiT is translated as MSNTPSQIARSPFLPRPLALPLSLIPTSASSQVLVKALERIFEPELADGEVDFLEGRIMLINVVDARLSYRITLVDGKLKAADGDHHDLSIEGSIYDFLLLATRQEDADTLFFNRRLKLGGDTELGLFVKNFLDAVELDDRLGFLLKVLNNATFIIGRMPDLNAFKPGRLLG
- the ubiV gene encoding ubiquinone anaerobic biosynthesis protein UbiV codes for the protein MSTQPKLSIGPLLYYWPKDQLLEFYEKVAQSPVDIVYLGETICSKRTLMRTDDWFALADRLAAAGKEVIISTLALLEAESELKRLHRICDNGRYWVEANDMGAVQLMQGRSFVTGHSVNVYNDRTLALLASQGLKRWVFPVELSHETLADMQVKRPAGVETEVLVYGRLPLAYSARCFTARAHNLPKDDCQYRCLDYPDGLTLSTQDDTRFLALNGIQTQSAHTFNLLLEIERMRELEVDVIRISPQYRQTKKVIEIFHRCLNQDMDLKQGYKQLERLMPVGSCDGYWFGEAGMEMRAQAMV
- the ubiU gene encoding ubiquinone anaerobic biosynthesis protein UbiU, whose amino-acid sequence is MDLVCPAGNLPSLKAAVDNGANAVYFGFRDDTNARHFAGLNFGPAKIAEGIRYAHQRGVKVFLALNTYPQPDGWSRWQNAVDQAADLQVDAMIAADIGVLDYAAGYYSELNLHLSVQGSATNYEALQFYKDNFGIRRAVLPRVLSLSQVQHVVDHSPVQVEVFGFGSLCVMVEGRCILSSYATGRSPNTYGACSPASHVEWRETASGLETHLGGVLIERYGKGENAGYPTLCKGSFCVGGNTFHALEEPASLNTLELLPQLQSAGVEAVKIEGRQRSPVYVAQVTKVWRAALNACQRDPEHYRPKNEWMTELSKVSEGTQTTLGAYSRPWQ
- a CDS encoding TIGR01212 family radical SAM protein (This family includes YhcC from E. coli K-12, an uncharacterized radical SAM protein.), translated to MALPDYINTFGQDLLRRYGERVHKLAINAGFTCPNRDGSKGRGGCTFCNNASFNPNAKQPHTVAEQIEAGRRVLLKRTGARRYIAYFQAYTNTYADVEYLAELYGKALEEPDVVGLSVGTRPDCVPDEVLDLLSGLQAKGHEVWLELGLQSASDTALERVNRGHGFAEYKNAVRAAHLRGLPVCTHLILGLPGEGRKEALSSLDKVLNLSVEGLKLHPLHVVKGTLLANQWRRNEYLPLSSEEYISIAADLIERTPRSVVYHRVTGTASKDILLTPEWCSKKWAILNGIESELWQRGTCQGSRLANGSGLSLEKTG
- a CDS encoding transposase — protein: MHHAKKVKRWLSNRIVKRYLEVFFLPAYSPELNPDEYLNCDLKSMLHGGETIRSVNDLKKRTRSCTRTLQKEPEQVIKSLQCDTS
- a CDS encoding methyl-accepting chemotaxis protein → MNASIEAAGADEHGWGFSVVADEVRALSKEKTKIAARVIHGTLGRFRKQVEMITERVGSYMWLVRDDQYRSWCFSVNNLVNLSNPQTARSVSYTMQRIALLLCL
- the tsaA gene encoding tRNA (N6-threonylcarbamoyladenosine(37)-N6)-methyltransferase TrmO, whose amino-acid sequence is MNYSFELIGIVRSPYKEKFGIPRQPGLVSEAEARLELLAPYNRPETVDGLDGYSHIWIQFVFHRTVRDQWQPMVRPPRLGGNKRVGVFASRSPFRPNPLGLSVVRLDSVNATDGKVELMLSGVDLLDGTPVLDIKPYVAYVDGIPDARSGFSPASPDAVFDVQLSPLAEAQVQARSEENLRALIINLLAIDPRPAYSNSQPDRIYGIRLYDFDLRWRVTGGLIEVLELANQN
- a CDS encoding multinuclear nonheme iron-dependent oxidase, with protein sequence MYQRDRRTVRLDSLIDIGNLHASSVNQGFDPKAYLSRLPEGRVQQIHLVGGCCSLRR